A portion of the Leptospira noumeaensis genome contains these proteins:
- a CDS encoding protein kinase domain-containing protein has translation MFTVGKYKAIKELHLGKRSSVYTGESATGSLVVIKLLNRDYPDNQEITRFKSEFEILRSIDSPYTLKPLDLESYQNTVAIVFPHVGFTDLAKLQLSGKYSNIATFLNIAIEVCKALIDIHKAKIVHNDIKAQNIIYNPDTGALKIIDFGSATLLTHRNFYLPMNQNLTGTLAHISPEQTGRMNRTVDYRTDFYSFGVTLYQLITGDLPFLYTDSLEMVHAHLAKTPLSPQERTGAPKIISDLIMKLLEKNPEDRYQTATGLLSDLSAIQSVLLENGRESLHQFQMELAKNDKSSRFQIPKKLYGRENQLRVFEEKFLDATEGKIEIFLISGRSGIGKSALINEIQKPVTREKAYFTSGKFDLYKKSIPYRAINLALQGLVRQLLSENESSVKEWNRVLNHALGANAKLIIDVVPELSQLLGEKQAPPELDSLETENRFHLVFRKFLRTICNKDHPVVLFLDDLQWADSSSILLLKEVITDPEISHFFIILSYRDNEVFPTDPFFRLLEELGEYQIPVTEIRLEPLRERDVALLVSETLAVPESEIRPIAEVLWKKTKGNPFHVNEMFKNLYERSYIYFSDDHWSWDKDKIDAVNISDNVIDLIIDKINLQSAELIEALKLTACIGNWFRHDIYATIAEKPYHKASMDLVALANEEFLILGMEDANFTHDKIREAIYKIISPEEKSQLHYKIGKTYLSILYKYKLEDHLFTIVNQLNLGASQMKTSEELAELRILNEKAGFKALNSSAYDAAFTFFDRMVGLMTDEEWETEYENTLKLHLAYARSAYLSKNFEAAEKSFNYILHFVRNDLDKILVYELQSSMLVTQNKMKEVLETLKQALKLVGVRLPNKATPLSPLPEILKFKIRLGRRSIESLEKLPVSEDPKYLAIMRILNACIAPSFLAEPNLFPVIVLKLVNHTLKYGLCEISAFGFCAMGIIQGSGLGNYEDGLKFGQLGVRLLDSLDARTFRCRTLFMFACMIAPWKNHARDGRSIFWDSFLAGMETGDLQYSAYSLNNIHFQGLLFRENLEDLYKSQLRYDASLLSLRQNHAYQVHRLNLQLVENMRGESPDPMNLEGRYFSESETVSEWLTTGNANALFDYNLCKLRIEYFLGDKQKAYEYSLKLDSLEGAMFGMMFVPEHVFFGALVAFSLIVDDVTPPGTTKVNLKKRLLGFEKRMKVWAKSSPENFIHKYEIISALILYLANEKTQAVIACKAAISSAREFNFILEEAIANEFLVRMWKETGFEQYSNLHLVEAHYRYGKYGFLSKVKQLEANHIALKKYIGRNFRTDSTDSLSLFSTTKDIFGDVGSSLDINTVIKASQTISGEIQLNRLLEKMMKILIENAGAERGYFILKSDSGWQVLAESEAEKESVFVYSESPFSIDFLEPVAYINQNKIPSQIIGYVVRTGLVVICGDAAREGDFKNDPYVKSTLPKSLLCYPILSHGTVVGIVYLENNLTTDAFTPGRVEILKILSSQIAVSIENSLLYTNLEQKVDERTKELNSALTEVKGLKEQQDGDYFLASLLIEPLTQNLASSSNMKIQFLTEQKKKFSYKQWSSEIGGDLCVSSSIQLQNKKYIVVLNGDAMGKSMQGASGALVIGSVFEAIIKRNGQSEEVRDITPEKWVSNAYIELHNTLVTFDGSMLISMFLCLIDDETGFFYFLNAEHPRPVIYRNDRTSFLPHNYVCAKLGLLASKKALQINTFQLERGDVLLIGSDGRDDILIGSEVEMEVNEDDELFLKTTLEGQGDLESIRDAIKSHGELIDDLSLIRVEYTGEGSPIHVPTNHPKHFVYLRALTLYKQKKWTEVERIISSNFESIHEAPLSVQKIYLYTEHRMSAFPLEFAVGYVQKNPSDSLTLFYIAEALFKNGDFSAAFDYSERVQLRRPYHKENNILFARLLELRRK, from the coding sequence TTGTTTACTGTAGGAAAATATAAAGCGATTAAGGAACTTCATTTAGGGAAAAGGAGTTCCGTGTATACAGGGGAGTCCGCCACTGGAAGTCTCGTTGTCATCAAACTACTCAATCGTGATTATCCTGATAACCAAGAAATCACCAGATTTAAAAGTGAATTTGAAATCCTACGATCCATCGATTCACCATATACACTAAAACCTTTAGATTTAGAATCCTATCAAAATACAGTGGCGATTGTTTTCCCCCATGTAGGGTTTACTGACCTCGCCAAATTACAGTTAAGTGGAAAGTATAGCAATATTGCAACATTTTTAAATATAGCTATAGAAGTTTGTAAAGCACTCATCGATATTCACAAAGCAAAAATAGTTCATAATGATATCAAAGCACAGAATATAATTTATAATCCTGATACCGGAGCATTGAAGATTATTGACTTTGGTTCGGCCACTCTATTAACCCATAGAAATTTTTATCTTCCTATGAACCAAAACTTAACCGGTACTTTGGCTCATATTTCTCCCGAACAAACGGGAAGGATGAATCGAACTGTAGATTATCGAACAGATTTTTATTCTTTTGGTGTCACCTTATACCAGTTAATCACCGGAGATCTTCCTTTTTTATACACAGATAGTTTAGAGATGGTTCACGCCCATTTAGCAAAAACTCCACTTTCACCACAAGAGAGAACGGGAGCTCCAAAAATTATCTCTGACTTAATTATGAAACTTTTGGAAAAAAATCCAGAAGATCGTTACCAAACAGCAACGGGTTTACTTTCTGATTTATCAGCGATCCAATCTGTGCTTTTGGAAAATGGACGTGAATCATTACACCAATTCCAAATGGAACTGGCAAAAAATGATAAATCCTCCAGGTTTCAAATTCCTAAAAAACTTTATGGAAGGGAAAACCAACTTCGAGTTTTTGAAGAAAAATTTTTGGATGCAACAGAAGGAAAAATAGAAATTTTTCTAATTTCCGGACGTTCCGGAATTGGCAAGTCTGCACTCATCAACGAAATTCAAAAACCGGTGACAAGGGAAAAGGCTTACTTTACTTCCGGTAAATTTGATTTATATAAAAAATCCATTCCCTACCGTGCCATCAATTTGGCCTTACAAGGACTTGTTCGTCAGTTACTTTCTGAAAATGAATCCTCTGTCAAAGAATGGAACCGAGTTCTAAACCATGCTCTCGGTGCAAATGCAAAACTAATCATTGACGTTGTTCCTGAACTATCACAACTCTTAGGGGAAAAACAAGCTCCACCAGAGTTAGATAGTTTAGAAACGGAAAACCGGTTCCATTTGGTATTCCGAAAGTTTTTGCGTACAATTTGTAACAAAGATCATCCGGTTGTATTATTTTTGGATGATTTACAATGGGCGGATTCTTCTAGTATTTTACTTTTGAAAGAAGTAATTACCGATCCTGAAATTTCGCATTTTTTTATTATTTTATCTTATCGCGACAATGAAGTATTTCCTACCGATCCATTTTTTCGTTTGTTGGAAGAACTGGGAGAATACCAAATCCCTGTTACCGAAATTCGGTTGGAACCACTACGCGAACGTGATGTGGCTCTCCTTGTTTCTGAAACTTTAGCTGTGCCTGAGTCTGAAATTAGGCCCATAGCAGAAGTTCTTTGGAAAAAAACAAAAGGAAATCCATTTCATGTAAATGAGATGTTTAAGAATCTTTATGAAAGATCTTATATTTATTTTTCTGATGACCATTGGTCTTGGGATAAAGATAAAATTGATGCGGTAAACATTTCAGATAATGTCATCGATTTAATCATTGATAAAATTAATCTCCAATCGGCAGAACTCATTGAAGCACTCAAACTGACTGCTTGTATTGGAAACTGGTTTCGCCATGATATTTATGCCACCATTGCAGAAAAACCTTATCATAAAGCTTCTATGGATTTGGTGGCACTTGCCAATGAAGAGTTCCTCATTTTGGGAATGGAAGATGCAAACTTCACTCATGATAAAATTAGAGAAGCAATCTACAAAATCATTTCCCCAGAAGAAAAGTCACAACTCCATTATAAAATTGGAAAAACATACCTTTCGATTCTTTATAAATACAAACTAGAAGATCATTTGTTTACAATCGTAAACCAGTTGAATTTGGGTGCTTCCCAAATGAAAACCAGTGAAGAACTGGCTGAGTTACGAATTTTAAATGAAAAGGCTGGTTTTAAGGCATTAAACTCTTCTGCCTATGATGCTGCTTTTACATTTTTTGATCGAATGGTCGGACTCATGACGGATGAAGAATGGGAAACGGAGTATGAAAATACTTTAAAACTCCATTTGGCTTATGCAAGATCAGCTTACCTTTCTAAAAATTTTGAAGCTGCTGAAAAAAGTTTTAATTACATTCTACACTTTGTTCGTAACGACTTAGATAAAATTTTGGTTTATGAACTCCAGTCTTCTATGCTTGTGACTCAAAACAAGATGAAAGAGGTGTTGGAAACCTTAAAACAAGCATTAAAACTTGTAGGTGTTAGGTTGCCAAATAAAGCTACACCTCTGTCTCCTCTCCCTGAGATTTTAAAGTTTAAAATTAGGTTGGGAAGAAGATCCATTGAAAGTTTGGAAAAACTTCCTGTATCGGAAGATCCAAAGTATCTTGCAATCATGCGAATTCTGAATGCTTGTATTGCACCTTCTTTTCTTGCGGAACCAAATTTATTTCCTGTGATTGTTTTAAAATTAGTCAATCATACTTTAAAATACGGATTATGTGAAATCAGTGCCTTTGGATTTTGTGCTATGGGAATCATTCAGGGTTCTGGACTTGGAAATTATGAAGATGGACTCAAATTCGGTCAGTTAGGTGTAAGATTACTTGATTCCCTTGATGCAAGAACTTTTAGATGCCGAACCTTGTTTATGTTCGCTTGTATGATTGCTCCTTGGAAAAATCATGCGAGAGATGGTCGTTCTATATTTTGGGATAGTTTTCTTGCCGGAATGGAAACAGGGGATTTACAATACTCTGCGTATTCATTAAATAATATCCACTTCCAAGGTTTGTTATTTAGAGAAAATTTAGAAGATTTATACAAAAGCCAACTGCGTTATGATGCTTCTCTTTTAAGTTTACGCCAAAATCATGCTTACCAAGTACACCGATTGAACTTACAATTAGTGGAAAACATGAGGGGTGAGTCTCCCGACCCAATGAATTTGGAAGGTAGATATTTTTCGGAATCAGAAACAGTTTCTGAATGGTTAACCACAGGAAATGCAAACGCTTTATTTGATTATAATTTATGTAAGTTACGAATTGAATATTTTTTAGGTGATAAACAAAAGGCTTATGAATATTCACTAAAACTGGATTCTTTAGAAGGTGCTATGTTTGGAATGATGTTTGTTCCTGAACATGTATTTTTTGGAGCTCTGGTCGCCTTTTCATTGATTGTTGACGATGTGACACCACCGGGAACCACAAAAGTAAATCTAAAAAAAAGATTACTTGGATTTGAAAAACGAATGAAGGTTTGGGCGAAAAGTTCACCTGAAAATTTTATCCACAAATACGAAATTATTTCTGCTTTAATCCTTTATTTGGCCAATGAAAAAACACAAGCCGTAATCGCTTGTAAGGCTGCCATTTCTTCTGCACGTGAATTTAATTTTATCTTAGAAGAAGCCATAGCAAATGAATTTTTGGTTCGAATGTGGAAGGAGACGGGGTTTGAACAATACAGTAACCTGCATTTGGTGGAAGCACATTACCGTTATGGGAAATATGGATTTTTATCGAAGGTAAAACAACTTGAGGCAAACCATATTGCCCTAAAAAAATACATTGGAAGAAACTTTAGAACAGATTCAACAGATAGCCTATCTTTGTTTAGCACCACTAAAGATATTTTTGGAGATGTAGGTTCTTCTTTAGATATCAACACGGTCATCAAGGCCTCTCAAACCATTTCTGGGGAAATTCAACTCAACCGTCTTTTGGAAAAGATGATGAAAATTCTAATAGAAAATGCTGGCGCGGAAAGAGGTTATTTTATTTTAAAATCGGATTCTGGTTGGCAAGTATTGGCAGAATCAGAAGCCGAAAAAGAATCTGTTTTTGTTTATTCGGAATCTCCCTTTTCCATTGATTTTTTAGAGCCAGTGGCCTATATAAATCAAAACAAAATTCCTTCACAAATCATTGGTTATGTGGTAAGAACTGGCCTTGTTGTCATTTGTGGAGATGCTGCGAGAGAAGGTGATTTTAAAAATGATCCTTATGTAAAATCAACCTTACCAAAGTCCTTACTTTGTTACCCCATTTTAAGTCACGGAACAGTAGTTGGAATTGTATATTTGGAAAACAATTTAACAACAGATGCCTTCACTCCGGGACGAGTGGAAATACTTAAAATTTTATCTTCGCAGATTGCGGTTTCCATCGAGAATTCTCTTCTTTATACCAATTTGGAACAAAAAGTAGACGAAAGAACCAAAGAGTTAAACTCTGCTTTAACTGAAGTTAAAGGTTTGAAGGAACAACAAGATGGGGATTATTTTTTAGCATCTTTACTCATTGAACCGCTAACTCAGAACTTAGCAAGTTCATCGAATATGAAAATTCAGTTCCTTACCGAACAAAAAAAGAAATTTTCTTATAAACAATGGAGTTCGGAAATTGGTGGGGACTTGTGTGTATCTTCTTCCATTCAGTTACAAAACAAAAAATACATTGTTGTATTGAATGGTGATGCCATGGGAAAATCCATGCAAGGTGCTAGTGGTGCACTTGTCATTGGTTCCGTATTTGAAGCCATCATCAAAAGAAATGGGCAGTCAGAGGAAGTCCGTGATATCACACCAGAAAAATGGGTGAGTAATGCCTATATAGAATTGCATAATACACTTGTTACTTTTGATGGCTCTATGCTTATCTCTATGTTTCTTTGTTTGATTGATGATGAAACCGGATTTTTTTATTTTCTAAATGCAGAACATCCAAGGCCTGTGATTTATCGAAATGATCGCACTTCTTTTTTGCCACATAACTATGTATGTGCGAAACTTGGATTACTTGCTTCCAAAAAAGCTCTCCAAATTAATACCTTCCAATTAGAAAGAGGCGATGTTTTGCTCATTGGATCTGACGGCCGCGATGATATTTTAATTGGTTCCGAAGTGGAAATGGAAGTCAATGAAGATGATGAATTGTTCTTAAAAACAACTTTGGAAGGTCAAGGTGATTTGGAATCCATTCGAGATGCCATTAAAAGTCACGGAGAATTGATCGATGATTTGTCACTCATCCGCGTGGAATATACTGGTGAGGGATCACCCATTCATGTGCCGACAAACCATCCAAAACATTTTGTTTACCTTAGAGCCCTCACTTTATACAAACAAAAAAAATGGACTGAGGTGGAACGAATCATATCCAGCAATTTTGAATCGATCCATGAAGCACCACTTTCGGTCCAAAAAATTTACTTATATACGGAACATAGAATGTCTGCGTTCCCTTTAGAATTTGCAGTAGGGTATGTCCAAAAAAATCCATCAGACAGCCTAACATTGTTTTATATTGCAGAAGCCTTGTTTAAAAATGGGGATTTTTCTGCTGCCTTTGATTATTCGGAAAGAGTGCAACTTAGGCGCCCCTACCACAAAGAAAACAATATTTTATTTGCTCGACTCTTGGAACTTCGGCGAAAATAA
- a CDS encoding ABC transporter ATP-binding protein: MDQVYDVEFQNVTRKFDQFIAVDDVSFGIRKGEFFSMLGPSGSGKTTCLRMVAGFQDTTSGRVLLEGVDVTGIPPYKRNVNTVFQDYALFPHMTVAENVGYGLKIKKTPTNEVNQRVSEMLAMVRLPDVGNRKPSELSGGQRQRIALARALINRPGVLLLDEPLGALDLKLREEMQLELKAIQKEVGITFIFVTHDQEEALSMSDRIAVFNKGKVEQIATPEELYDRPKTEFVANFVGTSNILSIEETKRLTGQNGKGMIRPERVHVFANAKEDNHSTGYRTFKAILKSQVYSGATSKMHFETPNGSRIIASTQNLKISADHIAVGSEVLVGWKDSDMHLL; encoded by the coding sequence ATGGACCAAGTTTACGATGTTGAATTTCAAAATGTAACAAGGAAATTCGATCAATTTATAGCGGTGGATGATGTCTCCTTCGGGATTAGAAAAGGTGAATTCTTTTCGATGTTAGGCCCTTCCGGGTCGGGAAAAACAACTTGTCTCCGTATGGTGGCAGGGTTTCAAGATACGACTTCAGGAAGGGTTCTTTTGGAAGGTGTTGATGTCACAGGCATCCCGCCTTACAAAAGAAATGTGAACACAGTCTTTCAAGACTATGCTTTATTCCCCCACATGACGGTTGCGGAAAATGTGGGTTATGGATTAAAAATCAAAAAAACTCCTACAAATGAAGTGAACCAGAGAGTTTCAGAAATGCTTGCGATGGTTCGTTTGCCCGATGTGGGAAATCGTAAACCTTCTGAACTTTCTGGTGGACAAAGACAAAGGATTGCACTGGCAAGAGCGCTTATCAATCGTCCGGGTGTTCTTTTGTTAGATGAACCGCTGGGTGCCCTCGATCTAAAACTTAGAGAAGAGATGCAATTGGAACTCAAGGCCATCCAAAAAGAAGTAGGGATTACTTTTATCTTTGTCACTCACGACCAAGAGGAAGCCCTTTCTATGTCGGATCGCATTGCCGTCTTTAATAAAGGTAAGGTGGAACAAATTGCGACACCAGAAGAATTATACGATCGTCCCAAAACAGAATTTGTTGCCAACTTTGTAGGAACTTCTAATATTCTTTCTATAGAAGAGACCAAACGACTCACGGGTCAAAATGGGAAAGGAATGATCCGTCCCGAACGAGTCCATGTATTTGCCAACGCTAAAGAAGACAATCACTCCACAGGATATAGAACTTTTAAAGCCATATTGAAAAGCCAAGTGTATTCAGGTGCTACTTCTAAGATGCATTTTGAAACTCCGAATGGTTCTCGTATCATTGCATCCACTCAAAACCTAAAAATTTCTGCAGATCACATTGCAGTTGGTTCGGAAGTTCTTGTGGGTTGGAAAGATTCTGACATGCATTTACTTTGA
- a CDS encoding universal stress protein: MEKLIQKLIIPIDGSPSSAKALEFGLAIAKASNAKCYIVEVIEDFGPLPGYYDAAPAGKDRVKWISEQRFEKIHPILDETTVKWERVILEGYPAEEICKLAEKEKADLIVIGSRGHGILGRFIMGSVSDRVVHYAPCSVTIVR; encoded by the coding sequence ATGGAAAAATTGATTCAAAAACTGATCATCCCCATCGATGGCTCTCCTAGTTCTGCCAAAGCGTTGGAATTTGGATTAGCAATCGCAAAAGCAAGCAATGCAAAGTGTTACATTGTAGAAGTGATTGAGGATTTTGGTCCATTGCCAGGATATTATGATGCAGCACCTGCGGGCAAAGACCGTGTGAAATGGATTTCCGAACAACGTTTTGAAAAAATACATCCAATTCTGGATGAGACAACAGTAAAATGGGAACGTGTGATTTTAGAAGGTTATCCTGCTGAAGAAATATGCAAACTAGCTGAAAAAGAAAAAGCAGACTTAATTGTGATTGGTAGCCGAGGTCATGGAATTTTAGGAAGATTCATTATGGGAAGTGTATCTGATCGTGTTGTGCATTATGCACCATGTTCAGTAACGATAGTTAGGTGA
- a CDS encoding SDR family NAD(P)-dependent oxidoreductase, which yields MSGKKIALVTGGTSGLGRSIVLEFANAGYVVGFCGRRKQEGEETLALLEKQGGTGMFVKCDVTQSEAVRNFVESIVSKYGSIDVAVNNAGISGVLKATADYPLDIFDSVMDVNLKGTFLSMQFELKQFLSQGNGGVIINVSSALGVRGKEKAGPYSMTKHGIIGLTKSAALEYGSAGIRVVALCPGGIQTEMDDVFYANVPNPEEIKKERMKSYALGRMATPEEVAKTCVWLSTDGAAFITGAVIPVDGGKTAR from the coding sequence ATGAGCGGAAAAAAAATAGCATTAGTGACAGGTGGAACTTCTGGACTTGGAAGATCCATCGTTCTAGAATTTGCAAACGCCGGTTATGTGGTTGGATTTTGTGGAAGAAGGAAACAAGAAGGCGAAGAAACTTTGGCTCTACTTGAAAAACAGGGTGGGACTGGAATGTTTGTTAAGTGTGATGTCACACAATCGGAAGCAGTTCGTAATTTTGTTGAATCAATTGTTTCTAAATATGGATCCATTGATGTAGCCGTCAATAATGCAGGTATCTCCGGAGTTTTGAAAGCCACTGCGGATTATCCATTAGATATTTTTGATTCTGTGATGGACGTAAACTTAAAAGGAACCTTTCTTTCCATGCAATTTGAATTAAAACAATTCCTAAGCCAAGGGAATGGTGGTGTCATCATCAATGTATCTTCTGCATTGGGTGTTCGAGGAAAAGAAAAAGCGGGTCCATATTCCATGACAAAACACGGAATCATCGGACTCACAAAATCTGCGGCCTTAGAATACGGATCTGCTGGGATTCGTGTGGTAGCCCTTTGTCCCGGTGGGATTCAAACAGAAATGGACGATGTATTTTATGCCAATGTTCCTAATCCAGAAGAAATAAAAAAGGAAAGGATGAAATCTTACGCTCTGGGTAGAATGGCAACTCCAGAAGAAGTTGCAAAAACTTGTGTCTGGTTGTCCACTGATGGGGCTGCATTTATCACAGGAGCTGTCATACCGGTTGACGGTGGTAAAACAGCTAGATAA
- a CDS encoding ABC transporter permease, with product MTSTFDKFFTFLFYRKGLAIFLLLAPLLLWLGVVYLGSLFTLLIQSFFSIDSFSGVIKREFTLESYYDLFRQSTNWDIIIRTTTMAFTVTVVSAIIAFPIAYYMAMYAGPKLKPILYLGVMLPLWSSYLVKVYSWKLIMAKEGILTWILNELGLLHLLDVILSIPVIGGTSLSFSYIGMFLVFVYIWLPYMILPIQASLERIPKSLLEASADLGGGPAQTFRKVILPLAFPGVVAGSIFTFSLTLGDYIIPTIIGNSSYFIGMAVYTHQGTAGNIPLAAAFSVIPIIIMMVYLMIAKRLGAFDAL from the coding sequence ATGACTAGTACCTTTGATAAGTTTTTTACTTTTCTATTCTATCGTAAGGGCCTTGCGATATTTTTATTACTCGCACCCCTTCTCCTTTGGCTTGGGGTTGTGTATTTGGGTTCGCTTTTCACTCTCCTCATCCAAAGTTTTTTCTCCATTGATTCTTTTTCGGGAGTCATCAAACGAGAATTTACTTTAGAATCTTATTATGATCTGTTCCGCCAAAGTACGAATTGGGATATCATCATTCGTACCACAACTATGGCATTTACTGTTACGGTTGTGAGTGCCATCATTGCCTTTCCTATTGCTTATTATATGGCGATGTATGCAGGTCCAAAGTTAAAACCCATTCTATATTTGGGTGTGATGTTGCCACTTTGGTCAAGTTACCTTGTAAAAGTTTATTCCTGGAAACTGATTATGGCAAAAGAAGGGATCTTAACTTGGATTTTGAACGAACTTGGGCTTTTGCATCTACTTGATGTGATTCTTTCCATTCCCGTGATTGGGGGAACGTCTCTATCATTTTCTTACATTGGGATGTTTCTTGTTTTTGTTTATATATGGCTTCCGTATATGATCCTTCCGATCCAAGCCTCGTTAGAACGTATTCCTAAATCTTTACTCGAGGCATCCGCCGATTTGGGTGGAGGCCCGGCGCAAACATTTCGAAAAGTGATATTACCACTAGCATTCCCAGGAGTGGTGGCCGGTTCTATTTTTACCTTCTCGCTTACGTTAGGTGATTATATTATTCCTACCATCATTGGAAATTCTAGTTATTTTATTGGGATGGCCGTTTACACACACCAGGGAACAGCAGGTAACATTCCTTTGGCGGCTGCATTTTCTGTCATACCCATCATCATTATGATGGTTTACCTCATGATCGCAAAACGATTAGGAGCTTTTGATGCCCTCTAA
- a CDS encoding ABC transporter permease, translated as MPSKWNLGTIGLKVATTLGFLFIHIPLFIIIMYAFSTDEKTFQFPLPGFTLKWFGVAWERNDIWEAIILSSQVATISTLMAIILGTLACLAVYRSKFFGREVISFLVILPIALPGIVTGISLRSAMSLFGIPFSTWTIVIAHATFCIVTVYNNVLARLRRSSHSMVEASMDLGANPWQTFRFVILPNIATALLAGGMLSFALSFDEVIVTTFTAGQQSTVPIWMLTEFIRPRQRPVTNVVAVFVILVTTLPILVAYYLTKEDEGGKK; from the coding sequence ATGCCCTCTAAATGGAATCTCGGAACCATTGGACTAAAAGTTGCCACTACCCTTGGGTTTCTTTTTATTCATATCCCTCTCTTTATCATCATCATGTATGCTTTTTCTACAGATGAAAAAACATTCCAATTCCCATTACCAGGATTTACACTCAAGTGGTTTGGAGTGGCATGGGAAAGAAATGACATTTGGGAAGCAATCATCCTGTCTTCTCAAGTCGCAACCATTTCTACGCTTATGGCCATCATTCTCGGAACCTTAGCTTGTCTTGCTGTGTATCGTAGTAAGTTTTTTGGAAGGGAAGTCATTTCCTTTCTTGTGATTTTACCCATTGCACTTCCGGGAATTGTAACAGGGATTTCTCTTCGTTCTGCCATGTCTCTTTTTGGAATTCCTTTTAGCACTTGGACCATTGTGATTGCGCACGCCACATTTTGTATTGTGACTGTGTATAACAATGTACTTGCAAGGCTCAGAAGAAGTTCTCATTCTATGGTAGAAGCATCAATGGATCTCGGTGCTAATCCATGGCAGACCTTTCGGTTTGTGATTTTGCCAAATATCGCCACGGCATTGTTAGCTGGTGGTATGTTATCATTTGCATTGTCGTTTGATGAAGTGATCGTCACTACATTCACTGCAGGCCAACAATCCACAGTTCCCATTTGGATGTTAACAGAATTCATTCGTCCGAGACAAAGGCCTGTCACAAATGTGGTTGCTGTGTTTGTGATTCTTGTCACAACATTACCGATTCTTGTAGCCTATTACTTAACAAAAGAAGATGAGGGTGGGAAAAAATAA
- a CDS encoding AfsA-related hotdog domain-containing protein codes for MKVFEKEEFPSVLPLDKRYTRTYFQDDSFVSNIRRALPRMISAVIMEEHVFPKLNPDDIDFLLQYYAKRQDTSGTHYQLKTIPYRIRKESAERILAEADIDDTQKDFISTFYHFDQDLQSFVLNDKVTESDEIRILQIIKRRDYYVGNVEKSKISAIFEPFEEIPKKDTFFANLYIPPSHKFFSPPNLKHISGMQIVEAARQFGISCNHMYGKVPFEGVTFLLLYLNSEFFQYAKMNMPIKLRAIAKELKYSKSGYWNYSKLEITAYQENQEITRIEMAASILPLKVYKRLKSTQEEVYEIDPRFRILDQFKNNISVRENGRNIVSTIENISSSGFMVRCSGIHPGDLANSGQLEFFMHFDIVGFVHGTCILLWVKEDDNNEDTFFAGFRFESVSELDRANVKEAINRYGRLIEEREIQ; via the coding sequence ATGAAGGTTTTTGAAAAAGAAGAATTCCCCTCAGTTTTACCTCTCGATAAACGATACACTCGCACTTATTTTCAAGACGATAGTTTTGTTTCGAACATAAGACGTGCTCTTCCGAGGATGATCTCTGCGGTTATCATGGAAGAACATGTTTTTCCTAAACTTAATCCAGACGATATTGACTTTCTGCTACAATACTACGCAAAAAGACAAGATACTAGTGGAACACATTACCAACTCAAAACCATTCCCTATCGCATTCGTAAAGAATCGGCTGAAAGAATTTTAGCAGAAGCAGATATAGATGATACACAAAAGGACTTTATTAGTACATTCTATCATTTTGATCAGGATTTACAAAGTTTTGTTCTAAACGACAAGGTTACGGAATCAGATGAAATTCGAATCCTTCAAATTATCAAACGTAGGGATTACTATGTTGGGAATGTAGAGAAGTCAAAAATCTCTGCAATCTTCGAACCATTTGAAGAAATTCCTAAAAAAGATACTTTTTTCGCAAATCTTTATATTCCTCCTAGTCATAAATTTTTTTCACCACCCAATCTAAAACATATTTCTGGAATGCAGATTGTAGAAGCTGCTAGACAATTTGGAATTTCTTGTAATCATATGTACGGAAAAGTTCCTTTTGAAGGTGTTACCTTTTTATTATTATATTTGAATTCTGAATTTTTCCAATATGCAAAGATGAATATGCCGATCAAACTTCGTGCGATCGCAAAAGAGCTAAAATATAGTAAATCCGGGTATTGGAATTATTCGAAGTTGGAAATCACTGCTTATCAGGAAAACCAGGAAATCACTCGCATTGAAATGGCTGCCAGTATTCTGCCGTTAAAAGTATACAAACGCTTAAAAAGCACGCAGGAAGAAGTGTATGAAATTGATCCAAGATTTCGAATTTTGGATCAATTTAAAAATAATATTTCAGTTAGGGAAAACGGACGTAATATTGTCTCTACCATTGAAAATATTTCCAGTTCTGGATTTATGGTGCGGTGTTCGGGAATCCATCCAGGTGATTTAGCCAACAGCGGGCAACTTGAATTTTTTATGCATTTCGATATTGTCGGTTTCGTTCATGGAACTTGTATTTTATTATGGGTCAAAGAAGACGATAATAATGAAGACACTTTTTTTGCTGGGTTTCGTTTTGAATCCGTTTCAGAACTCGACCGGGCAAATGTAAAGGAAGCAATCAATCGTTATGGACGTTTGATCGAAGAAAGGGAAATCCAATGA